A window from Megalops cyprinoides isolate fMegCyp1 chromosome 8, fMegCyp1.pri, whole genome shotgun sequence encodes these proteins:
- the lmo2 gene encoding rhombotin-2, which produces MSSTIERKSLEATDEPVDEVLQIPPSLLTCGGCQQSISDRFFLKAIEQYWHEDCLSCDLCGCRLGEVGRRLYYKLGRKLCRRDYLRLFGQDGLCASCEKRIRAFEMTMRVRDKVYHLECFKCAACQKHFCVGDRYLLINSDIVCEQDIFEWTKMSNMA; this is translated from the exons ATGTCATCCACAATCGAGAGGAAGAGCTTGGAAGCTACCGA CGAGCCGGTTGACGAAGTACTCCAGATACCCCCCTCCTTGCTGACGTGCGGCGGATGCCAGCAGAGCATCAGCGACCGCTTCTTCCTGAAGGCCATCGAGCAGTACTGGCACGAAGACTGCCTGAGCTGCGACCTGTGCGGCTGCCGGCTGGGGGAGGTGGGCCGCAGGCTCTACTACAAACTGGGCAGGAAGCTGTGCCGCAGGGACTACCTCAG GCTCTTTGGTCAGGACGGGCTGTGTGCATCATGTGAGAAGCGGATTCGGGCCTTTGAGATGACGATGCGCGTGCGGGACAAGGTGTACCATCTGGAGTGCTTCAAGTGTGCGGCCTGCCAGAAGCACTTCTGTGTAGGGGACCGCTACCTGCTCATCAACTCAGACATTGTGTGTGAACAGGACATCTTTGAGTGGACCAAAATGAGCAACATGGCATAG